From one Candidatus Sulfotelmatobacter sp. genomic stretch:
- a CDS encoding alpha/beta hydrolase, with product MTSTTEIRRVALETGETTTVERWGEAGPAILCVHGITSSRRDFARLGAALADTHRVFAYDQRGHGESSTSTGAMSLAVLAADLRAVADSIGTVAVVVGHSWGGAVALVGGPKVARALVLVDPMIRVAPNTFYGDYVDDLAELLDQPVGEERDAEIRALFADADAVDRDGKVHAMHALSADTLRRLGRDNDVDAGGWDLRQKLAALKIPTRILVAGEGSVIAPADLADASQTVTVEVVEGHGHTLHRSDFAHFADAVRAAAG from the coding sequence ATGACGAGCACGACCGAGATCCGGCGGGTGGCCCTGGAGACGGGCGAGACGACGACCGTCGAGCGGTGGGGCGAAGCCGGACCCGCCATCCTGTGCGTCCACGGAATCACCTCGTCGCGGCGCGACTTCGCGCGGCTGGGCGCGGCACTCGCGGATACGCACCGGGTCTTCGCCTACGATCAGCGCGGCCACGGCGAGAGCTCGACGAGCACCGGCGCGATGTCGCTGGCCGTGCTGGCCGCCGACCTGCGCGCGGTCGCCGACAGCATCGGCACGGTCGCGGTCGTGGTCGGCCACTCGTGGGGCGGCGCGGTCGCGCTGGTCGGCGGACCCAAGGTCGCGCGCGCCCTGGTCCTGGTCGATCCGATGATCCGCGTCGCACCGAACACGTTCTACGGCGACTACGTCGACGATCTGGCGGAGCTGCTCGATCAACCGGTCGGCGAGGAACGCGACGCCGAGATCCGCGCGCTCTTCGCCGACGCCGACGCGGTCGATCGCGACGGTAAGGTGCACGCGATGCACGCGCTCTCGGCCGACACGCTGCGGCGCCTCGGTCGCGACAACGACGTCGACGCGGGCGGTTGGGATCTGCGCCAAAAGCTCGCCGCGCTCAAGATTCCCACCCGCATCTTGGTGGCCGGCGAAGGTTCGGTCATCGCGCCGGCGGATCTCGCCGACGCCTCGCAGACCGTCACGGTCGAGGTCGTCGAAGGCCACGGCCACACGCTGCACCGCAGCGACTTCGCGCATTTCGCCGACGCGGTGCGCGCCGCCGCGGGCTGA
- a CDS encoding polyprenol monophosphomannose synthase, with translation MTTEMETAVNAPAMKFSIVVPTYNEAGGIERLVTTVTQIFRDNGLDGEIVVVDDNSPDGTGAIVDRLEREGYPVRCLHRPGKLGLSSGVIDGWRFARPDSVALGAMDADFSHDANIIPRMVHALADEGYGLAIGSRYVPGGGISNWPKRRIVTSKVAIALAQPLTPIKDITSGYFLVKREALDGVDLDPIGFKIGLEVIAKAHYGRALEVPYVFTDRIAGESKLNQNEILNYLRQLGRIYRARLFGRGGAR, from the coding sequence GTGACGACCGAGATGGAGACCGCGGTGAACGCGCCGGCGATGAAGTTCTCGATCGTCGTTCCGACGTACAACGAAGCCGGCGGCATCGAGCGGCTGGTCACGACCGTCACCCAGATCTTCCGCGACAACGGGCTCGACGGTGAGATCGTCGTCGTCGACGACAACTCGCCCGACGGCACCGGGGCGATCGTCGACCGCCTCGAACGCGAGGGCTATCCGGTGCGCTGCCTGCACCGGCCCGGCAAGCTCGGCCTCTCGTCCGGCGTGATCGACGGCTGGCGCTTCGCGCGGCCCGACTCGGTCGCGCTCGGCGCGATGGACGCCGACTTCTCGCACGACGCGAACATCATCCCGCGCATGGTGCACGCGCTCGCCGACGAGGGCTACGGCCTGGCGATCGGCTCCCGCTACGTCCCCGGCGGCGGGATCAGCAACTGGCCCAAGCGCCGCATCGTCACCTCGAAGGTGGCCATCGCGCTGGCGCAGCCGCTCACGCCGATCAAAGACATCACCTCGGGGTACTTTCTGGTCAAGCGCGAGGCGCTCGACGGCGTCGACCTCGATCCGATCGGCTTCAAGATCGGGCTCGAGGTCATCGCGAAGGCGCACTACGGCCGCGCGCTCGAGGTGCCGTACGTGTTCACCGATCGCATCGCCGGCGAGTCGAAGCTCAACCAGAACGAGATCCTCAACTATCTGCGCCAGCTCGGCCGCATCTATCGTGCGCGCTTGTTCGGCCGCGGGGGCGCGCGCTAG
- the accD gene encoding acetyl-CoA carboxylase, carboxyltransferase subunit beta, translated as MPEWLRLRRAQPVPPEEAAQWTKCPGCGEMLYRPDLAANLWVCTRCEHNFRMHAFDRIALLVDADFTEIGGDVLPSDPLGWTDKSSYPAKLQRDREKSKLTEAIVCGFATIGSVPVALGVMDFNFRGGTMGTVVGERLAQLFEQARDRGVPVIVVTASGGARMEEGMLALMQMAKTTLAVRRFQDAGGYYLSVLTDPTTGGVSASFAFQADVIVAESHAAIGFAGRRVIEQTIRQKLPDNFQTAEFLLEKGAIDMVVPRRDLKDQLIRLLDYGVGATIASSNGRGLTAPAPQPAETRT; from the coding sequence ATGCCGGAGTGGCTCCGTCTGCGTCGTGCGCAGCCCGTGCCGCCCGAAGAGGCGGCGCAGTGGACCAAGTGCCCCGGCTGCGGCGAGATGCTCTACCGCCCCGACCTGGCAGCCAACCTGTGGGTGTGCACGCGCTGCGAGCACAACTTCCGCATGCACGCCTTCGATCGCATCGCGCTGCTGGTCGACGCGGACTTCACCGAGATCGGCGGCGACGTGCTGCCGTCCGATCCGCTGGGCTGGACCGACAAGTCGTCGTATCCCGCCAAGCTCCAGCGCGATCGTGAGAAGTCCAAGTTGACCGAAGCGATCGTGTGCGGCTTCGCGACCATCGGCAGCGTCCCGGTCGCGCTCGGCGTGATGGACTTCAACTTTCGCGGCGGCACGATGGGCACGGTCGTCGGCGAGCGCCTGGCGCAGCTCTTCGAGCAGGCTCGCGATCGCGGCGTTCCGGTCATCGTCGTCACCGCCAGCGGCGGCGCCCGCATGGAAGAAGGCATGCTGGCACTGATGCAGATGGCGAAGACGACGCTCGCCGTGCGCCGCTTCCAGGACGCCGGCGGCTACTATCTGAGCGTGCTGACCGACCCCACCACCGGCGGCGTGTCCGCCTCGTTCGCGTTCCAGGCCGACGTCATCGTCGCCGAGTCGCACGCGGCGATCGGCTTCGCCGGACGGCGCGTCATCGAGCAGACGATCCGCCAGAAGCTGCCCGACAACTTCCAGACCGCCGAGTTCCTGCTCGAAAAGGGCGCGATCGACATGGTCGTGCCGCGTCGCGATCTCAAGGACCAGCTGATCCGGCTGCTCGACTACGGCGTCGGCGCGACGATCGCCTCGAGCAACGGTCGCGGCCTGACGGCGCCCGCACCGCAACCGGCGGAGACGCGCACGTGA
- a CDS encoding methyltransferase domain-containing protein, protein MAGRRAGQRFDAELRVTTEALVFLGELDPEAIGPAIEFATHYEPTPVAEAEALLAASPLSPETTTFVDVGAGMGRVVMLAARRPFRAVVGVELSPALAEIARENLAAANDPKRVVHDVRVVRADASAWTLPRGDLLLYLYNPFQAPVLERLLTRVGSGPAREVVLLYHTPVERATIDADHRFALVADLGFGLVYRLRS, encoded by the coding sequence GTGGCGGGGCGGCGCGCGGGTCAGCGCTTCGACGCCGAGCTGCGGGTCACGACCGAAGCGTTGGTGTTTCTGGGCGAGCTCGATCCCGAGGCGATCGGCCCGGCGATCGAGTTCGCCACCCACTACGAGCCGACGCCGGTCGCGGAAGCGGAGGCGCTGCTCGCGGCTTCGCCGTTATCACCCGAAACGACGACGTTCGTCGACGTCGGCGCGGGGATGGGGCGCGTCGTCATGCTGGCGGCACGGCGGCCGTTCCGCGCCGTCGTCGGCGTCGAGCTGTCGCCGGCGCTCGCCGAGATCGCGCGCGAGAACCTCGCGGCCGCCAACGATCCCAAGCGCGTCGTGCACGACGTGCGCGTCGTGCGCGCCGACGCCTCCGCGTGGACGCTGCCGCGCGGCGATCTGCTGCTCTATCTCTACAACCCCTTTCAGGCGCCCGTGCTCGAACGGCTGCTGACCCGCGTGGGAAGCGGGCCCGCGCGCGAGGTCGTGCTGCTCTACCACACGCCGGTCGAACGTGCGACGATCGACGCCGACCACCGCTTCGCGCTGGTCGCCGATCTGGGCTTCGGCCTCGTCTACCGGTTGCGCAGCTAG
- a CDS encoding acetyl-CoA carboxylase carboxyltransferase subunit alpha: MNVIVEREKGLLELEQRIAELKAQAAQQPVDMTAEITALEAKYGEIQREIFGTMTPWQRVNMARHPKRPIGTDYISALDRFDELHGDRHFRDDHAIVGGFAKLRGRRVVAIAQDKGRDTKEKVFRNFGMSSPEGYRKVIRLVRLAAHLHLPVVTFIDTSGADPGIGSEERAQSEAIAASLYELAQVEVPIVATVIGEGGSGGALALGLADRVLMLEHAVYSVASPEGAAAILWGDAARAEEAASRLRLTSDDLLRFGIVDELVPEPVGGAHRDGAATIARVLDAVDRALTTLVTVPIPTLLDRRYAKFRRIGAP, from the coding sequence GTGAACGTCATCGTCGAGCGCGAGAAGGGGCTGCTCGAGCTCGAGCAGCGCATCGCCGAGCTCAAGGCGCAAGCCGCGCAGCAGCCGGTCGACATGACGGCCGAGATCACCGCCCTGGAAGCCAAGTACGGCGAGATCCAGCGCGAGATCTTCGGCACGATGACGCCGTGGCAGCGCGTCAACATGGCGCGCCACCCCAAGCGTCCGATCGGGACCGACTACATCAGCGCGTTGGACCGCTTCGACGAGCTGCACGGCGATCGCCACTTCCGCGACGATCATGCGATCGTCGGCGGTTTCGCGAAGCTGCGCGGCCGGCGCGTCGTCGCGATCGCGCAAGACAAGGGCCGCGACACCAAGGAGAAGGTATTCCGCAACTTCGGCATGTCTTCGCCCGAAGGGTATCGCAAGGTCATTCGCCTGGTGCGGTTGGCCGCGCACCTGCACTTGCCGGTCGTCACGTTCATCGACACCAGCGGTGCCGATCCGGGCATCGGTTCGGAGGAGCGCGCGCAGTCCGAGGCGATCGCCGCCTCGCTCTACGAGCTGGCCCAGGTCGAGGTGCCGATCGTCGCGACCGTCATCGGCGAGGGCGGCTCGGGCGGCGCGCTCGCGCTCGGCCTGGCCGACCGGGTGCTGATGCTCGAACACGCGGTCTATTCGGTCGCCTCGCCCGAGGGCGCGGCGGCGATCCTGTGGGGCGACGCGGCGCGTGCCGAAGAAGCGGCCTCGCGACTGCGGCTGACCTCCGACGACCTGTTGCGTTTCGGCATCGTCGACGAGCTCGTGCCCGAGCCGGTCGGCGGCGCGCACCGTGACGGCGCGGCGACGATCGCGCGCGTCCTCGACGCGGTCGATCGCGCCCTGACGACGCTGGTCACGGTGCCGATCCCGACGCTGCTCGACCGTCGCTACGCCAAGTTCCGGCGCATCGGAGCCCCGTGA
- a CDS encoding zinc-binding dehydrogenase, with protein MNAVVVDRSAPGGLIVAGLPEPQPRADEALVRVHALSLNLGEIRRARAADDGWRPGWDFAGVVERAAAGGGPPAGARVVGMMPGSGAWAERIAAPVRHLAVLPATVSFERAATLPVAGLTALYALDKRGSLLGKRVLVTGASGGVGVFAVQLARIAGAHATGLVHRPEKRGTVEGFADCVVVGETADCAHDTGPFDLILESVGGDVFASALRELAVGGLLVTYGTSANRTATVEVASFYAAGGQSIYGFILFHELESQPAGDGLARLASLLDAGSLNVHIDDVLPFAQIGTAADRLWSRGVTGKLVVTL; from the coding sequence GTGAATGCCGTCGTCGTCGATCGCTCCGCGCCGGGTGGACTCATCGTCGCCGGCCTCCCCGAGCCGCAACCGCGCGCCGACGAGGCGCTGGTGCGCGTGCATGCGCTCAGCCTGAACCTCGGCGAGATCCGGCGCGCGCGCGCCGCCGACGACGGCTGGCGGCCTGGGTGGGACTTCGCCGGCGTCGTCGAGCGCGCCGCGGCCGGCGGCGGCCCGCCGGCCGGCGCGCGCGTCGTGGGGATGATGCCGGGCAGCGGCGCCTGGGCCGAGCGCATCGCGGCGCCGGTGCGGCACCTCGCGGTGCTCCCGGCGACGGTCTCGTTCGAACGAGCCGCGACGCTGCCGGTCGCGGGCCTGACCGCGCTCTACGCGCTCGACAAGCGCGGCTCGCTGCTCGGCAAGCGCGTGCTGGTGACCGGTGCGTCGGGCGGCGTGGGCGTCTTCGCGGTGCAGCTGGCACGCATCGCCGGCGCGCATGCGACCGGGCTCGTCCATCGCCCCGAAAAGCGCGGCACGGTGGAAGGCTTCGCCGATTGCGTCGTCGTCGGCGAGACGGCCGACTGCGCGCACGACACCGGCCCGTTCGACCTGATCCTCGAGTCCGTCGGCGGCGACGTTTTCGCCAGCGCCTTGCGAGAGCTGGCGGTCGGCGGATTGTTGGTCACCTACGGCACCTCGGCCAACCGCACCGCGACCGTCGAGGTGGCCTCGTTCTACGCGGCGGGCGGTCAGTCGATCTACGGCTTCATCTTGTTCCACGAGCTGGAGAGCCAACCGGCGGGCGACGGCTTGGCGCGCTTGGCATCGTTGCTCGACGCCGGATCGCTGAACGTCCACATCGACGACGTGCTGCCGTTCGCCCAGATCGGCACGGCGGCCGACCGCTTGTGGTCGCGCGGGGTCACCGGGAAGCTCGTCGTTACGCTTTGA
- a CDS encoding HAD family hydrolase yields MAAPALLFDLDGTLVDSVYQHVGAWHDALRSAGIALSMWRIHRKVGMSGGLFVRALARELGRPVDAATVSDLGRRHAEAYAKRFDEVVPLPGASELLATLTDLGVPWAIATSGGREVAYRTLALLDIPPGVPIVTRDEVAHAKPDPDLFLKAAEKLGVEITNSIVVGDSVWDLLAARRARALGVGLLSGGYGLDELQIAGAYRVYDDPADLLQHLDEVGVRAPH; encoded by the coding sequence ATGGCCGCGCCCGCGCTCTTGTTCGACCTCGACGGTACGCTGGTCGACTCCGTGTACCAGCACGTCGGTGCGTGGCACGACGCGCTGCGCTCGGCCGGCATCGCGCTCTCGATGTGGCGGATCCACCGCAAGGTCGGCATGAGCGGCGGGCTGTTCGTGCGCGCGCTGGCCCGCGAGCTGGGGCGTCCCGTCGATGCCGCGACGGTGTCCGATCTCGGCCGGCGACACGCCGAGGCCTATGCCAAGCGGTTCGACGAAGTCGTGCCGCTGCCGGGCGCGAGCGAGTTGTTGGCGACGCTGACGGACCTGGGCGTGCCGTGGGCCATCGCCACCAGCGGCGGGCGCGAGGTCGCGTATCGGACCCTCGCGCTGCTGGACATCCCGCCCGGCGTCCCGATCGTCACCCGTGACGAGGTGGCGCACGCCAAGCCCGACCCCGACCTGTTCTTGAAAGCGGCCGAGAAGCTCGGCGTCGAGATCACCAACAGCATCGTCGTCGGCGACTCGGTCTGGGATCTGCTGGCGGCGCGGCGCGCGCGCGCGCTCGGCGTGGGGCTGCTCTCCGGCGGCTACGGCCTGGACGAGCTGCAGATCGCGGGCGCGTATCGCGTCTACGACGATCCGGCCGACCTCTTACAGCACCTGGACGAAGTCGGCGTGCGCGCGCCGCACTAG
- a CDS encoding electron transfer flavoprotein subunit beta/FixA family protein produces the protein MCPEVGALKILVTVKLVPDTNADKRIDPATKRLVRTGVETVLNPFDEYAIEAALQLKEKLNDGSTVTVVSMTPASGKEIVRKALAMGADDAVMLSDDTLAGSDLWGTAVALSAAIKQQSPDLILTGTQSTDAGTGDLPGMLAEKLGLPGLTNARSVELVDGRVKVQRETETGYMTLSAPLPALVSVTKSANEPRYPSLKGIMGAKKKEIKQLAAGDLALTVAVGSDGAKAKLTDLATPPTRGKGKVVTVADGAEGAKVIVEFLKERKFL, from the coding sequence GTGTGTCCGGAGGTTGGTGCGCTGAAGATCCTCGTCACCGTCAAGCTCGTCCCCGATACGAACGCCGACAAGCGGATCGATCCGGCGACGAAGCGCCTCGTCCGTACCGGCGTCGAGACGGTTCTCAACCCGTTCGACGAGTACGCGATCGAAGCGGCCCTGCAGCTCAAAGAGAAGCTCAACGATGGTTCCACGGTAACCGTCGTCTCCATGACGCCCGCGTCGGGCAAAGAGATCGTGCGCAAGGCGCTCGCGATGGGCGCGGATGACGCCGTCATGCTGTCCGACGACACGCTCGCCGGCAGCGACTTGTGGGGAACCGCGGTCGCGCTGTCCGCGGCGATCAAGCAACAGAGTCCCGATCTGATCCTGACCGGCACGCAGTCGACCGACGCGGGCACCGGTGATCTGCCGGGGATGCTCGCCGAGAAGCTCGGTCTGCCCGGTCTGACCAACGCGCGCAGCGTCGAGCTCGTCGACGGCCGCGTCAAGGTGCAACGCGAAACGGAGACGGGCTACATGACGCTCTCCGCGCCGCTGCCCGCGCTGGTGAGCGTGACGAAGTCGGCCAACGAGCCGCGTTATCCGTCGCTCAAAGGCATCATGGGCGCCAAGAAAAAGGAGATCAAGCAGCTCGCCGCCGGCGATCTCGCGCTGACCGTCGCGGTCGGCAGCGACGGCGCGAAGGCGAAGCTGACCGATCTCGCGACGCCGCCGACCCGCGGCAAGGGCAAAGTGGTGACGGTTGCCGACGGCGCGGAAGGCGCGAAGGTCATCGTCGAGTTCCTCAAAGAGCGGAAGTTCCTGTGA
- a CDS encoding MurR/RpiR family transcriptional regulator: MPGSFVRLQGAYSGLRAAEQRVADFILRHPDELIYLTVTELAERTNTSESTVVRLCQKIGYKGYQEFKIVLARDLVEPTTEIYAAIEPDDDLSTVKSKVFQANTQALRDTIEVLDDEMLGRAVEALAKANRVDIYGVGGSGPLAADAYHKFLKLGLRAVALSDGDLMAMSSALLGSGDVALGISHTGASRDVTDALGRAKTNGATTICITHRSSSPITKVADIQLVTAAKETAFRSDASSSRIAQLTIIDTLYVGIAHKAHDRSLQMIERTREATAAKRY; this comes from the coding sequence GTGCCCGGTTCTTTCGTGCGTTTGCAAGGCGCGTACTCGGGGCTGCGCGCCGCCGAACAGCGCGTGGCGGATTTCATCCTGCGGCACCCGGACGAGCTGATCTACCTGACCGTGACGGAGCTGGCCGAGCGGACCAACACCAGCGAGTCGACGGTGGTACGGCTCTGCCAGAAGATCGGCTACAAGGGATATCAAGAGTTCAAGATCGTGCTGGCGCGCGATCTGGTCGAGCCGACGACCGAGATCTACGCGGCGATCGAGCCCGACGACGACCTCTCGACGGTGAAGAGCAAGGTCTTCCAGGCCAACACCCAGGCGCTGCGCGACACCATCGAGGTGCTCGACGACGAGATGCTCGGCCGGGCCGTCGAGGCGTTGGCGAAGGCGAACCGGGTCGACATCTACGGCGTGGGCGGCAGCGGTCCGCTGGCGGCCGACGCGTACCACAAGTTCCTCAAGCTGGGGCTGCGCGCGGTCGCGCTCTCCGACGGCGACCTGATGGCGATGTCCTCGGCGCTGCTGGGCAGCGGCGACGTCGCGCTGGGGATCTCGCACACCGGAGCCAGCCGCGACGTGACCGACGCGCTCGGCCGCGCCAAGACGAACGGTGCGACGACGATCTGCATCACCCATCGGTCCAGCTCGCCGATCACCAAGGTGGCGGACATTCAGCTCGTCACCGCGGCCAAAGAGACGGCTTTCCGCAGTGACGCCAGCTCGAGCCGCATCGCGCAGCTCACGATCATCGACACGCTCTACGTCGGCATCGCGCACAAGGCGCACGACCGCTCGTTGCAGATGATCGAACGAACGCGCGAAGCGACCGCCGCCAAGCGCTACTGA